In Spirosoma aureum, a single genomic region encodes these proteins:
- a CDS encoding GNAT family protein, whose protein sequence is MELEIYQTSGDEIQHFRVLFLQENNVQFVCNKCHQYGWADTCLFTVDGIRVGYGSVWGTDRREDRDTIFEFYIIPPFRGFANLLFPKFCLISEATFIESQSNDGLLSSILYEYTQTIHAEAILFDDHIITDLTVGGVIFRKRNTNDGMDDESPYVLELHNNIVVSGGLMLNYNMPFAAIYRQVNEPFRRRGLGSFMVQELKKEAYRMGRVPAARCSISNRISKATLVKAGLRVCGFRLKGTIVNP, encoded by the coding sequence ATGGAGCTAGAGATTTACCAAACCTCAGGGGATGAAATTCAGCACTTTCGGGTCTTATTTCTTCAGGAAAATAACGTCCAGTTTGTTTGCAACAAATGCCATCAGTATGGTTGGGCGGATACCTGTCTGTTTACGGTCGATGGCATCAGGGTAGGCTATGGATCGGTTTGGGGCACAGATCGTCGGGAAGACCGGGATACTATTTTTGAGTTTTATATTATTCCTCCGTTTAGAGGATTTGCCAATCTGCTTTTCCCCAAATTCTGTTTGATTTCTGAAGCCACATTTATCGAAAGCCAAAGCAACGATGGGCTATTGTCGTCGATTCTCTACGAATACACACAAACTATTCATGCCGAAGCGATCCTGTTTGACGATCACATCATCACTGATCTTACGGTTGGGGGCGTCATTTTTCGTAAGCGAAATACTAACGATGGTATGGATGACGAGAGCCCGTATGTACTTGAACTGCATAATAACATAGTTGTCAGCGGAGGATTGATGCTGAATTACAACATGCCGTTTGCGGCCATTTACAGGCAGGTGAATGAGCCGTTTCGACGGCGGGGACTGGGCAGTTTTATGGTGCAGGAATTAAAAAAAGAAGCATATCGAATGGGCCGAGTGCCTGCCGCCCGATGTTCTATAAGTAATCGGATCTCAAAAGCCACTTTAGTAAAGGCAGGCTTGCGGGTCTGCGGATTTCGACTCAAAGGGACTATTGTAAATCCGTAG
- a CDS encoding SDR family oxidoreductase — MLQKFNLTGKTALVTGCKRGIGRAMAVALAEAGANIIGVSASLEQEGSAVEADVTALGRSFRGYQCDLSQRSAIYSFLDEVKQAFPVIDILVNNAGTILRKPAAEHPDEYWDSVIDTNLNAPFILTREIGRDMVARGSGKIIFTASLLTFQGGITVPGYAASKGAIGSLVKAFANEWAAKGVNVNAIAPGYIATDNTEALRNDADRSQSILARIPAGRWGEPDDFKGPTVFLASEASNYVHGTIITVDGGWMGR; from the coding sequence ATTCTACAGAAATTTAATTTAACTGGTAAGACAGCCCTTGTAACGGGATGCAAACGAGGTATTGGCCGGGCAATGGCCGTCGCATTAGCAGAAGCAGGTGCTAACATTATTGGTGTATCGGCTTCACTGGAGCAGGAAGGTAGCGCCGTTGAAGCGGATGTAACAGCATTGGGACGGTCGTTTCGGGGTTACCAATGCGATCTCAGCCAGCGCTCCGCTATTTATTCGTTTTTGGACGAAGTAAAACAAGCTTTTCCGGTAATTGATATTCTGGTTAACAATGCGGGTACCATCTTACGTAAACCAGCCGCTGAACACCCGGATGAGTATTGGGATTCAGTAATCGACACAAACCTGAATGCTCCGTTTATTCTGACCCGCGAAATTGGGCGTGATATGGTGGCCAGAGGATCGGGGAAAATCATTTTCACGGCCTCCCTGCTTACGTTTCAGGGTGGCATAACGGTACCGGGTTATGCTGCCAGCAAAGGGGCTATTGGTAGTTTGGTGAAAGCGTTTGCTAACGAATGGGCCGCCAAAGGCGTCAACGTCAATGCCATTGCACCGGGTTATATCGCTACCGACAATACGGAGGCTCTTCGGAACGATGCCGATCGCAGTCAAAGTATCCTGGCCCGGATTCCGGCCGGACGCTGGGGAGAACCCGACGACTTTAAAGGCCCTACTGTATTTCTGGCATCAGAAGCTTCAAATTATGTCCACGGTACCATTATTACCGTTGATGGAGGCTGGATGGGCCGTTGA
- a CDS encoding IclR family transcriptional regulator: protein MVLVVVKALDILEYIARDADRAYSLTEIAEGLNMHQATCVNILQTLVEKSYLEHLGRKKGYRLGPMAYNLTNNLSYSQHLVTAAKEVMESLTARFNETSILGVIRNQKRFIVHLVNSDQDLQVRSRTERSLYETATGRLLLAYLSPRERDSLIANIGLPSSIIWPEADTQAGLEGELSKIQAEGLCVTLSPTHIIGLAVPIRKQKQVVASLSIFLPEIRCSFTRQKEIVQALQQAAQAINERLDA, encoded by the coding sequence ATGGTCTTAGTTGTCGTCAAAGCATTGGATATTCTGGAATATATAGCCCGCGATGCAGACCGGGCTTACTCGCTGACGGAAATAGCCGAGGGATTGAACATGCATCAGGCTACCTGTGTCAATATTTTACAGACGCTGGTTGAAAAAAGCTATCTGGAACATCTGGGCCGAAAAAAAGGCTACCGGCTTGGCCCGATGGCCTACAATTTGACCAACAACTTATCATATAGTCAGCACCTGGTAACGGCGGCTAAAGAGGTGATGGAAAGCCTGACAGCCCGATTCAATGAGACCTCCATTCTGGGCGTTATCCGAAACCAGAAACGGTTCATTGTTCATTTGGTTAACAGCGACCAGGACTTGCAGGTCCGCAGCCGCACCGAGCGCAGTCTGTACGAGACAGCAACAGGACGGCTTTTGCTGGCTTATTTGTCACCCAGAGAGCGGGATAGTCTGATCGCCAACATTGGATTGCCGTCCTCCATTATATGGCCAGAAGCAGACACACAGGCTGGCCTGGAGGGCGAGTTATCCAAAATACAAGCCGAAGGTCTTTGCGTGACGCTATCGCCAACGCACATTATTGGACTCGCCGTTCCTATTCGGAAACAAAAGCAGGTTGTGGCCAGTCTCAGTATTTTTTTACCGGAAATCCGCTGCTCATTTACACGGCAGAAGGAAATTGTACAGGCATTACAGCAGGCTGCTCAGGCTATTAATGAACGCCTTGATGCATAA
- a CDS encoding DoxX family protein, translating to MNRLIRSGRLLYGTAIFALGLEHLITGNFPAALLPVSAELPGRLALVYTTGVALGIAGLCVVFGKKANWATLFVGALFLLLDLVTHLPRLIANPYNGGVWTTFSELIALMGGALVIAGGLLTDFTVTRRGYFTNIYMRYGSLLYALSLIIFGIQHFIYANFVATLIPSWIPGHLFWTYLIGLAFIATAASVLLKKQIPLSTTLLGIMFLLWVILLHIPRAVANWRHETEWTSSFIALAMSGIAFVLADFYRVNEVNKISATTAYKSLSNR from the coding sequence ATGAACAGACTAATCCGGTCGGGACGGCTACTGTATGGCACCGCTATTTTTGCCTTGGGCCTTGAACACCTCATAACGGGCAATTTTCCTGCGGCTTTATTACCTGTTTCTGCTGAACTTCCAGGCCGATTGGCGCTGGTTTATACAACGGGAGTAGCTCTAGGCATTGCCGGATTATGTGTGGTATTCGGAAAAAAAGCCAATTGGGCAACCTTGTTTGTAGGGGCATTGTTTCTCCTGCTGGATCTGGTTACCCACTTACCCAGGCTGATCGCCAATCCGTATAATGGTGGGGTCTGGACAACTTTCTCTGAGCTTATTGCGCTGATGGGAGGGGCTTTGGTGATCGCAGGAGGATTGTTGACGGATTTTACAGTTACCCGGCGGGGGTATTTTACCAACATCTATATGCGGTATGGTAGTCTGTTATATGCCCTATCGCTCATCATCTTTGGTATTCAGCATTTCATATATGCCAATTTTGTTGCTACACTAATTCCATCCTGGATTCCGGGTCATTTATTCTGGACGTATTTGATCGGGCTGGCTTTTATTGCGACGGCGGCAAGTGTCCTGTTGAAAAAGCAGATTCCGCTATCAACGACCTTGTTGGGAATCATGTTTCTCCTGTGGGTCATTCTCCTGCATATTCCCCGAGCCGTTGCCAATTGGCGCCATGAAACCGAATGGACAAGCAGCTTTATTGCCCTGGCCATGAGCGGTATTGCATTTGTACTGGCGGATTTTTACAGGGTAAATGAAGTTAATAAAATTAGTGCCACTACCGCCTATAAGAGCTTGTCAAATAGATAA
- a CDS encoding PSD1 and planctomycete cytochrome C domain-containing protein: MRTMSYYLFTVIAGIGWCFQSCTSSSSKMTENAQLPDVVSYNFDIRPILSDKCLACHGPDANKRQAGLRLDVAESAYKALKEHPSAHALVPGKPELSQVFLRITSEDTATLMPPPASNLKLSSHEIKLIEKWIKQGATYQKHWAFVAPKKPVLPAVNQKEWPKNEIDRFILHKLEQNGLTPNAAADKERLLKRLSLDLLGLPPSLSMMDQFLADKSPKAYEKAVDQLLSNPAYGEKMALHWLDLARYADSHGYQDDGYRTQWPWRDWVIHAFNKNKPYNEFVTWQLAGDLLPASTKEQLLATGFNRNHKITEEGGVIQEEYRIMYVTDRNDMFGKGLLGVTLECAHCHDHKYDPFSQKEYYQMFAFFNNIKEVGMESVIGGPDTYAKKPLMEISDKDVKDILSFVNKRDTNRLIVSVMGDQDTLRKTFVLKRGVYDAPGEEVEPGTPKAILPFNRNYPKNRLGLAKWLFDRQNPLTARVYVNLLWQEFFGKGIVKTSGDFGMQGELPSHPELLDWLAVDFMDHGWDIKRFVKQMVMSATYRQSAVVTPEKLQTDPDNRLLARGPRYRIPAEFIRDLVLSSSGLLNGTIGGPSVKPYQPPGLWEGSTSGRGLLSMYTQDHGSKLYRRGMYTLIKRTSPPPSMAIFDASNRDLCEVKRLKTNTPLQALVMLNDPAVLEASRVLAARLLAEKGAINDKINKAFRLIVSRKPTEQEVTILASYYEKERQKIDRKKAEKVVAVGEYPIPASIDKSKLAALMRVVTTIYNLEETITKS; this comes from the coding sequence ATGAGAACAATGTCTTATTATCTGTTTACTGTGATTGCGGGAATTGGCTGGTGTTTCCAGTCCTGTACATCCAGTTCGTCAAAAATGACTGAAAATGCGCAGCTACCGGACGTAGTTAGCTATAATTTTGACATCCGGCCTATTCTGTCCGATAAATGCCTGGCCTGTCACGGTCCGGATGCCAATAAGCGGCAGGCAGGTTTGCGGCTCGATGTAGCAGAGAGCGCCTATAAAGCATTAAAAGAGCATCCGTCAGCCCATGCGTTGGTGCCTGGCAAACCGGAACTGTCGCAAGTCTTTTTGCGAATTACGTCCGAAGATACAGCCACATTAATGCCCCCTCCGGCATCGAATCTGAAACTGTCTTCGCATGAAATCAAGCTCATTGAGAAATGGATTAAGCAGGGAGCTACTTACCAAAAGCACTGGGCCTTTGTTGCGCCAAAGAAACCCGTGCTTCCGGCGGTTAATCAGAAGGAGTGGCCTAAAAATGAGATCGATCGGTTCATTCTGCATAAGCTGGAGCAGAACGGCCTGACACCAAACGCAGCAGCCGACAAAGAACGGCTGCTGAAACGGCTCAGTCTTGATTTACTCGGCCTGCCACCCAGCCTGTCCATGATGGATCAGTTTCTGGCCGACAAGAGCCCAAAAGCCTATGAGAAAGCAGTTGATCAATTGTTAAGCAACCCGGCCTATGGCGAAAAAATGGCGTTGCATTGGCTGGATCTGGCCCGTTATGCCGATTCGCACGGCTATCAGGACGATGGATACCGTACGCAATGGCCCTGGCGCGACTGGGTGATCCATGCGTTCAACAAAAATAAGCCGTACAATGAGTTCGTTACCTGGCAATTGGCCGGTGACTTACTACCAGCGTCGACTAAAGAGCAATTGCTGGCTACGGGCTTCAATCGGAATCATAAAATAACTGAAGAAGGGGGCGTTATTCAGGAAGAATACCGGATCATGTACGTCACCGATCGGAACGACATGTTTGGCAAAGGATTGCTTGGCGTGACACTGGAATGTGCTCATTGTCACGATCATAAGTACGATCCATTCTCCCAGAAGGAATACTACCAGATGTTCGCTTTTTTTAATAATATAAAGGAAGTCGGTATGGAATCGGTTATTGGTGGCCCCGATACATATGCCAAGAAACCCTTGATGGAAATCAGCGATAAGGATGTAAAAGATATTCTGTCTTTTGTGAATAAACGCGACACCAACCGACTGATCGTATCCGTCATGGGCGACCAGGATACCCTTCGGAAAACCTTCGTGCTCAAGCGGGGTGTATATGATGCGCCCGGCGAAGAAGTAGAGCCGGGAACACCAAAAGCTATTTTACCCTTTAACAGGAACTACCCCAAAAACAGGCTGGGATTGGCCAAGTGGCTGTTCGATAGGCAGAATCCTCTGACGGCTAGGGTTTACGTCAATCTGTTGTGGCAGGAGTTTTTTGGAAAAGGAATCGTTAAAACATCGGGTGATTTCGGCATGCAGGGCGAGCTACCTTCGCATCCCGAACTGCTGGACTGGCTGGCAGTCGATTTTATGGATCACGGATGGGATATTAAACGGTTCGTGAAGCAGATGGTTATGTCGGCTACCTACCGCCAGTCGGCCGTAGTTACGCCCGAAAAACTACAGACCGATCCCGACAATCGTTTATTGGCTCGTGGGCCACGCTACCGGATTCCGGCCGAATTTATCCGGGACCTGGTGCTATCCAGCAGTGGGTTGCTGAACGGAACGATTGGTGGACCCAGCGTCAAACCCTATCAGCCACCGGGTTTGTGGGAGGGGTCTACATCGGGTAGGGGATTACTATCGATGTATACACAGGATCATGGCTCGAAGCTCTACCGTCGGGGCATGTATACCCTGATCAAGCGAACCAGCCCACCGCCATCGATGGCTATTTTCGATGCCAGTAACCGGGATCTGTGCGAAGTAAAGCGACTCAAGACCAATACACCTCTTCAGGCTTTGGTAATGCTTAACGATCCGGCTGTACTGGAGGCCTCACGCGTGTTGGCCGCCCGGTTATTGGCAGAGAAAGGGGCAATCAATGACAAAATAAACAAAGCGTTTCGGCTGATCGTAAGCCGGAAACCAACTGAACAGGAAGTCACGATTTTAGCTTCGTACTACGAAAAAGAGCGACAAAAGATCGACCGAAAAAAGGCAGAAAAGGTAGTAGCCGTTGGTGAATACCCCATACCGGCAAGCATTGATAAGAGTAAACTTGCCGCATTGATGCGGGTTGTGACAACGATTTATAATCTGGAAGAAACCATCACAAAGTCCTGA
- a CDS encoding c-type cytochrome domain-containing protein: MNKKLTGWAEQVLFASAIFILVLLLFEDKIVVPFWLQAVGRMHPLLLHFPIVILLLAMVMEAFRFNQASSANQSAGADFYRNFLTNLLLIGTLSAGVTVIMGLFLAKEDGYTGQLLARHKWSGVMIFFAACLIYWSRNKTWYSAPMARISALTTILFLFIAGHYGAALTHGDNFIFAPITSRTKAAPVALDQALVFTHVIQPILEQKCVSCHNPDKLKGELMLTDVESIRKGGKSGKLFIAGKPDSSLLLQRIHLPPDEKKHMPPVGKTQLTPQEMNLLALWVKGNASFTKKVVDLPASDSLRFIASSLFKPAEQPAEEFDFDAADEETIQKLNNDYRRIAPLARESPALAVNLYNKSVYTPEKLGELSAIKRQVISLNLNKLPVKDADLKQISQFENLQTLDLNFTDITGAGLSELASLKQLKSLALSGTKVTYADLQKQINAFKNLKTVSVWETALTPVEIQQLQKAHKQIQFIAGFDGDKSDPIRLNPPQVKNSSTIFVQQLPVKIEHPIRGVQLRYTTDGTEPDSIKSPVLTNPMVIDDNTSIKVKAYKTGWYGSNVATFDYYKSAYRPDSVNLLLPLNPVHQADGAHTFFDGKLGTFNANSPAWANNWAGFRKNDMALVSEFTKPVSVSAVALRTMVEPETGIFPPMVIEIWGGNSRTQMKLLATKKPAMPAEKSVPSLTAIECTFRPQTISYLKIIAKPLSKLPEWHGNKGKPALLLVDEVFIN, from the coding sequence ATGAATAAAAAGCTTACAGGCTGGGCAGAACAGGTATTGTTCGCTTCGGCAATCTTTATCCTGGTTCTGTTGCTGTTCGAGGATAAAATTGTCGTGCCATTCTGGTTACAGGCTGTTGGGCGAATGCATCCGTTATTACTGCATTTTCCGATTGTTATTCTGCTATTGGCGATGGTTATGGAAGCCTTCCGGTTTAACCAGGCTAGTTCAGCGAACCAGTCGGCCGGTGCCGATTTTTACCGTAATTTTCTCACAAACCTCTTGCTGATCGGTACTTTGTCGGCTGGTGTTACGGTCATTATGGGCTTGTTTCTGGCCAAAGAAGATGGCTATACAGGGCAGCTCCTGGCAAGGCATAAGTGGTCGGGGGTCATGATTTTCTTTGCGGCCTGTCTCATTTACTGGAGCCGAAACAAAACCTGGTATAGTGCCCCAATGGCCAGAATAAGCGCCCTAACGACGATTCTATTTCTGTTTATTGCCGGGCATTATGGGGCCGCCTTAACGCACGGCGATAACTTCATTTTTGCACCGATAACCAGCCGGACAAAGGCGGCACCCGTTGCACTCGATCAGGCACTGGTCTTTACCCATGTTATTCAGCCCATATTGGAGCAGAAGTGTGTAAGCTGTCATAATCCCGACAAACTGAAAGGAGAATTGATGCTCACGGATGTTGAGTCGATTCGGAAGGGCGGCAAATCCGGGAAGTTATTCATTGCCGGAAAGCCTGACAGTAGTCTGTTACTTCAACGTATTCACCTGCCGCCAGACGAAAAGAAACATATGCCGCCAGTAGGCAAAACCCAGCTTACGCCCCAGGAAATGAACCTGTTGGCATTATGGGTGAAAGGCAACGCCAGTTTTACTAAAAAGGTTGTTGACCTGCCAGCCTCTGACTCCTTGCGGTTTATAGCGTCGAGTTTATTTAAACCGGCAGAACAACCGGCAGAAGAATTTGATTTTGATGCCGCTGATGAAGAAACGATCCAGAAACTGAATAACGATTACCGCCGGATTGCACCGCTAGCCAGAGAATCGCCTGCCCTGGCAGTCAACCTGTATAACAAAAGCGTCTATACTCCCGAAAAATTAGGGGAACTGAGCGCTATAAAACGGCAGGTTATCTCTCTCAATCTCAATAAACTACCGGTAAAAGATGCCGATTTAAAACAGATTAGCCAATTTGAAAACTTGCAGACATTAGACCTCAACTTTACCGACATTACAGGAGCCGGGCTGAGCGAATTGGCCTCATTAAAGCAACTGAAAAGCCTGGCACTTTCCGGAACAAAGGTGACCTATGCCGATTTGCAAAAGCAGATTAATGCTTTCAAAAACCTGAAAACTGTTTCTGTGTGGGAAACGGCATTAACGCCCGTTGAAATTCAGCAACTCCAAAAAGCCCATAAGCAAATTCAGTTCATTGCCGGATTCGACGGCGACAAGAGTGATCCAATCCGGCTGAACCCACCGCAGGTAAAAAACAGCTCCACAATTTTCGTCCAACAACTTCCCGTAAAGATAGAACATCCAATTCGGGGCGTTCAACTGCGTTACACAACCGATGGAACAGAACCAGATAGCATCAAATCGCCGGTGTTGACGAACCCGATGGTTATCGATGATAACACGTCAATTAAAGTTAAGGCGTATAAGACGGGCTGGTATGGCAGCAACGTGGCCACGTTTGATTATTATAAAAGTGCTTACCGACCCGACAGCGTAAACCTTCTGCTACCGCTTAATCCGGTTCATCAGGCCGATGGGGCTCACACCTTTTTCGATGGCAAGCTCGGTACATTTAATGCCAATAGTCCCGCGTGGGCCAACAACTGGGCGGGTTTTAGAAAGAATGACATGGCGCTGGTATCGGAATTTACGAAACCGGTCAGTGTGTCGGCTGTTGCTTTACGAACAATGGTTGAGCCGGAAACCGGGATATTCCCGCCAATGGTTATTGAAATCTGGGGAGGTAACAGCCGAACTCAGATGAAACTCCTCGCGACTAAAAAGCCCGCCATGCCCGCCGAAAAAAGCGTTCCCAGCCTAACCGCTATTGAGTGTACATTCAGGCCCCAAACCATCTCCTATCTGAAAATTATTGCTAAACCGCTGAGCAAACTCCCCGAATGGCATGGGAATAAAGGAAAGCCTGCCTTACTGCTTGTCGATGAGGTATTTATAAATTAG
- a CDS encoding DUF1501 domain-containing protein produces MEKEILEHGLNFNRRRFLSRLSLGLGSAALGSLLIPDLFSGRGVDEEGLTPGIPHFAPKAKRVIYLFQNGAPSQQELFDFKPKLCEMLGEELPPSIRAGQRLTGMTANQKAFPLVGSFVDFKQYGQSGAWISDLLPYTAKVVDDLCIVKSMYTEAINHDPALTFLQTGSQQGNRPSMGAWLSYGLGNENKNLPNFTVLLSRGIGNGQGVYSKLWSNGFLDSIHQGVQFSKGEDPVLYLRDPEGMNRQDRREMLDNLAQLNDLSYQEFGDPEITAKVKQYEMAYRMQTAVPEVMDLSKEPDDIIKLYGPDCLVPGTFAANCLLARKLSENGVRFVQLYHQGWDQHGNLPFEIAKQAKDVDQASAALVTDLKQRGLLDETLVIWGGEFGRTSYTQGKLTKDNYGRDHHPRCFTIWMAGGGIKPGIVYGETDEVGYNIVNNPVHVHDFQATVLHQLGLNHEKLIFKHLGRRYRLTDVSGKVIPGLIA; encoded by the coding sequence ATGGAAAAAGAAATTTTGGAACACGGCCTGAATTTTAACCGGCGTCGCTTCCTGTCCCGATTAAGCTTAGGACTGGGCAGCGCGGCATTGGGTTCGTTGCTGATTCCTGATCTGTTCAGTGGACGTGGCGTTGACGAAGAGGGGCTAACGCCGGGCATTCCGCATTTCGCACCGAAAGCAAAACGGGTTATCTATTTATTCCAGAACGGGGCACCGTCGCAGCAGGAGTTATTTGATTTCAAGCCCAAACTATGCGAAATGTTGGGCGAAGAACTACCACCTTCGATTCGCGCCGGGCAACGGCTAACGGGGATGACTGCCAATCAGAAGGCGTTTCCGTTGGTCGGATCATTCGTCGATTTTAAACAATATGGCCAGTCTGGGGCCTGGATAAGCGATTTGCTGCCCTACACCGCTAAGGTTGTGGATGACCTTTGCATCGTGAAATCGATGTATACCGAGGCCATTAACCACGACCCGGCATTAACGTTCCTGCAAACCGGCTCGCAACAGGGCAATCGACCGAGCATGGGTGCGTGGCTGAGTTACGGACTGGGCAACGAAAACAAAAATCTGCCCAATTTCACGGTTCTGCTTTCCCGTGGCATTGGCAACGGACAGGGCGTTTATTCGAAACTCTGGTCGAATGGGTTTCTGGATTCCATTCACCAGGGCGTTCAGTTCAGCAAGGGCGAAGATCCGGTACTTTACCTGCGCGACCCGGAAGGCATGAACCGGCAGGATCGCCGGGAAATGCTCGATAATCTGGCTCAACTGAACGATCTTTCGTATCAGGAATTTGGCGACCCGGAGATAACGGCCAAAGTAAAACAGTACGAAATGGCATACCGGATGCAAACAGCCGTTCCCGAAGTAATGGATCTGTCGAAAGAGCCGGACGACATCATTAAGCTCTATGGTCCGGATTGCTTAGTACCTGGTACTTTTGCGGCTAACTGCTTGCTAGCCCGTAAGTTGTCTGAAAACGGCGTGCGGTTTGTGCAACTGTATCACCAGGGTTGGGATCAGCACGGCAATCTTCCATTTGAAATAGCCAAACAGGCTAAAGACGTCGATCAGGCATCGGCAGCTTTAGTCACTGATCTGAAACAGCGCGGTTTGCTGGACGAAACGCTCGTGATCTGGGGGGGAGAGTTTGGCCGGACCAGCTATACCCAGGGAAAATTGACCAAAGACAATTACGGTCGCGACCACCATCCGCGCTGCTTTACGATCTGGATGGCGGGTGGAGGTATCAAACCCGGAATTGTCTACGGCGAAACCGACGAGGTTGGGTATAACATCGTCAACAATCCGGTCCATGTTCATGATTTTCAGGCCACCGTTCTGCACCAGTTAGGCCTTAATCATGAGAAATTGATTTTCAAACATTTGGGCCGCCGATACCGATTGACAGACGTTTCCGGGAAAGTAATTCCAGGTCTCATTGCCTAA
- a CDS encoding sialate O-acetylesterase yields MQRIKDEAQWLPMDFYSQLVISYQSKCPIMYKVFLIVAAFLVMNSLTVLAQSSFPPGISPTKFHLYVLAGQSNMAGRGTVETVDKTPHPRVWVLNRANQWVPAADPLHFDKPDVIGVGPGLAFGKLMAAQDTSVFIGLIPTAAGGSAIDAWQPGGYHEQTHSHPYDEAIKRVQLAQKAGTLHGILWHQGESDSKAEQATVYEQKLKQLINRFRQVLSAPTVPVVVGTLGDFYVAKNPAGAQINNILRALPKSEPHVACVDASGLTDKGDQTHFDAASARELGRRYAEAMQVLERSGK; encoded by the coding sequence TTGCAAAGAATAAAAGATGAAGCTCAGTGGTTGCCGATGGATTTTTATAGCCAGCTGGTCATTTCTTATCAAAGCAAATGCCCGATTATGTATAAAGTGTTTCTAATAGTTGCTGCTTTTCTGGTCATGAATAGCCTGACTGTACTGGCTCAATCATCATTTCCACCGGGCATTTCGCCGACGAAATTCCATCTGTATGTACTGGCTGGGCAGTCGAACATGGCGGGCCGGGGTACTGTTGAAACCGTTGACAAAACTCCGCATCCGCGCGTCTGGGTATTGAACCGGGCTAACCAGTGGGTTCCTGCTGCTGACCCGTTGCACTTCGACAAGCCCGATGTAATTGGTGTCGGTCCTGGCCTGGCTTTTGGTAAATTAATGGCTGCGCAGGACACCTCCGTATTTATTGGCCTTATTCCGACGGCAGCTGGTGGATCAGCTATTGATGCCTGGCAACCGGGTGGTTATCACGAGCAAACCCATAGTCATCCTTACGATGAAGCCATAAAACGAGTGCAACTGGCTCAGAAGGCCGGTACGCTGCATGGCATTCTCTGGCACCAGGGAGAGAGCGATAGTAAAGCCGAACAGGCAACTGTATATGAACAAAAATTAAAGCAGCTTATAAACCGCTTTCGCCAGGTTTTAAGCGCTCCGACCGTACCTGTTGTCGTTGGAACACTGGGCGACTTTTACGTTGCTAAAAATCCGGCAGGCGCTCAGATCAACAACATCCTTCGGGCTTTACCCAAGAGTGAGCCTCATGTAGCCTGTGTCGATGCGTCAGGGTTGACTGACAAAGGAGATCAAACCCACTTCGACGCGGCATCGGCCCGTGAACTGGGTCGTCGATATGCCGAAGCCATGCAAGTTTTAGAGCGATCAGGGAAATAA